A genomic region of Sciurus carolinensis chromosome 7, mSciCar1.2, whole genome shotgun sequence contains the following coding sequences:
- the Mcur1 gene encoding mitochondrial calcium uniporter regulator 1, whose protein sequence is MDCGSVAGERPKRPLSRRRLLLFLPAGRGGSPGGRGAPTRRCVSPLPGGLGALRLRAPGARGGASRASPLLLLLLVPSPRLAAAAPRRPLADWERSRPGLAVPAAGRGGAWRGAPGRAGVGVGVGGALHLGHGAAAALATCRRELSLSAGCLQLEHRRGEFTCSGNRKLYFDTHALVCLLEENGFTTQQAEIIVSALVKIMEANMDIVYKDMVTKVQQEITLQQIMSKIANVKKDMIILEKSEFSALRAENEKIKLELHQLKQQVMDEMIKVRTDTKLDFNLEKSRVKELYSLNEKKLLELRTEIVELHAQQDRALTQTDRKIETEVAGLKTMLEAHKLDTIKYLAGSVFTCLTVALGFYRLWV, encoded by the exons ATGGACTGCGGCTCGGTGGCGGGCGAGAGGCCGAAGCGCCCGCTGAGCCGCCGGCGGCTCCTGCTCTTCCTGCCCGCCGGCCGCGGCGGAAGCCCGGGCGGCCGCGGAGCCCCCACGCGCCGCTGCGTCTCCCCGCTGCCGGGCGGGCTGGGGGCCCTGCGGCTCCGCGCCCCGGGGGCCCGCGGGGGCGCGTCACGTGCGTCCccgctgctcctcctcctgctcgtGCCCTCCCCGCGGCTGGCCGCCGCCGCCCCGCGCCGGCCTCTGGCCGACTGGGAGCGCTCGCGCCCCGGGCTCGCCGTCCCCGCGGCCGGGCGCGGCGGCGCGTGGAGGGGCGCACCGGGCCGCGCGGGCGTGGGCGTGGGCGTGGGCGGCGCCCTCCACCTGGGCCACGGCGCGGCGGCTGCGCTCGCTACCTGCAGGAGAG AGCTGAGCCTGTCTGCGGGGTGCCTGCAGCTGGAGCACAGGAGGGGAGAGTTCACCTGTTCTGGGAACAGGAAGCTGTACTTTGACACCCATGCCTTGGTGTGCCTGCTGGAAGAAAACG GTTTTACTACGCAACAAGCAGAAATCATTGTCTCTGCATTGGTCAAGATCATGGAGGCCAACATGGACATCGTCTACAAAGACATGGTCACCAAGGTGCAGCAG gaAATCACTCTTCAGCAAATAATGTCTAAGATTGCTAATGTGAAAAAGGATATGATCATCTTGGAGAAGAGTGAATTTTCAGCCCTCAGAGCAGAAAATGAG aaaataaaacttgaactTCATCAATTAAAACAACAAGTAATG GATGAAATGATCAAAGTCCGAACAGATACAAAATTAGACTTCAATCTAGAAAAAAGCAGAGTAAAAGAATTG TATTCATTGAACGAAAAGAAGCTGCTGGAATTGAGGACAGAAATAGTGGAATTG CACGCCCAGCAAGATCGGGCCCTGACGCAGACAGACAGGAAGATAGAAACGGAGGTCGCTGGCCTCAAAACCATGCTTGAGGCGCACAAGCTTGACACTATCAAATATTTAGCAG gGTCTGTATTTACGTGCCTGACAGTAGCTCTGGGATTTTATCGCCTGTGGGTATAA